GACAGTCCATCTGCCTCTGAGTTGAATTCAGATAGcgaaaatcaaaatcaaaatggtCACCCAGGTTATGCTTCTGTTGAGGAGATAGATAACAATATCACAATGAAGCAAGGTCATTTGTCAGTTGAGGCAGAGGAAAGAGAAGTACAAAGTGAGGTGATTTATAATCCATATCAATATAATTCCCATGAAAAAATTACAGATCCCTATGAATACAATTCCCATGAGAAAATGGAAGGACACAATGGTGAACATGTTGACAGTGCTCAAGCATCTGTTGCAGAACATGCAGGTATTGGTGTCAGCCAGGAGAACACACAGTTCGAGGTTCCAGTGGCTGTCAACACAAACAGCGAGAGTCTAAATGGACTATTACTGACCTCTGATATTGTTGATAATCCACATGTTGTCCAAGTAAATGATCATTCAACTCCTGAGGCAAAAACAGTGAATCTCCCAGAACCTGCAGAGATGATGGACATTGGAGCAGAACAAGTTGAACAATCTGATTCTGTTGATCAAAAGGTCAGGGAAAGCGAGCCGAACCTTGAGGAGAAGAATCGTACAAATACTGAAAATCAACTTGATGGCAGTGATGAAGTACAACAGCAGGAGACAACGGTTGACCAGTCGAAAGGTGTAGGGAGATCCAACTCTTCGAAGAGCTCTGTTAACAAACAGAATGAGAAAACACCTATGAAAAAGGGAGGATCCTGGTCTAACCGAAAAAGTCCTTTGTCAAAACTTTTCACGTCAGGTGGAAATGAAAAAACCAACAAGGCTGAAACTACGGATAAGAAGAAACCTGACGCCAAACCCAGGAGCATCTTGGGAAAACTGTTCCAATCATCACCAGATAAAGGACAGGATTTGAAGAAAACCCAAGAGACCAAAGCAGACACAGAAGATGAAAGGAAAGAAACAGTCAGTGTTCAGACAGAAGAGAAACATGTGGAAGGTATGAAGGATGAGGTATTTGATACAGAAAAAGGAACAGGTGGTGACCTAGCTAAACCCTCACCTTTGGAACAACCAGAGGGTGTAAGTAATGTCATTGAAAACTCCTTTTCTGAAGACCTCAATCCATTTAACAGTGTTCTAATTGAAGGTAATACCACGGACACCCTCCCATCACTTGAGTCTACGATTCCTTTGATTGTCCCTGATTTCACAGGTGACAATCTATCTCCTGTAGAGCCTATTCTGCTTGCCTCTGAATACATCAGCTCTGTGGTGGATGCTGAGGATATGAATCCATTCAGTGACCCCGAGCCAACGTCACAGGGAAGCGAAGTTGAAAGCCTGTCAATTTTCGACACTGCTTTGCCTGTCTCCAGTGATCTCAATTCTAGTTCCACTGTTGTGAACGATACAGAGATGACAGTTGCTGACAAAATATTAGAGGCCTCAACCGATCAGACTTTAACTTCTAAGAGTGGTGACGACGTATCCTGTCCAGTTTCTGGACCACTTTGGGACACAGTCGACGACCCTTTTGGAAATGGTGTAAATTCTAGACCAGCTGTCCCACTGACCACTCAGACAAACCCAGACGCATCTCTCAACCTCATGAATCAAACGTTTGGCGTGCTGGGGGTAGAAGAAAATAATCTCAGCGAAGGAGGGCTTTTTAATCTGGGTGGAGAGGTTTCTCAAGAATCTCCCAATCCTTTTGATCCGCCACAACCTCAAGAGGATATATTCATCAATGTCTCAGGAGACACATCATCATCAACAGTATCTCTGAGCCATGATTTTCTCTCAGCCAGTGCTCCTGCTGCCGATTCCTTCAGCATGTTAGGGTCTCAAATGAAATCTACAGAGAATCAAGATATATTCGGGATTGGTAACGAGTTTATAGTCCCTGACCAAGCAAGGCAGGATGAAACCAATACCACTGAACAAGATCACACTGAGATACAGAGCCAAAATCTATTTGATTTAAGTACACCCACACCAATCCAGGCAGTGTCGAACAACGTTGATTTCGACATATTCGGCACAGAGTGTagtactagtatcactgctcaaTCACCTGCTTCCAATGTGTTCGGCCAAGACGGAGCAGACCCCTTTGCGGATCCTTACACATTTTCTGATGACATCTTTGGGATGACTAATAATTCAGTCAGTGGAGACACTGTGACAGAGAAGCCCAGTCAAACCAATTCCAACTCTAGCACCTTTGATGATTTCCTAGGGTTAGATACTCCAGAAATTGCCATCACCCCTGTTGCTCCTGCACAAAGCCAGAGTCTATTTATTGATGATACCTTCTCTTCAGAGCCTGTAATGCAGCCATCTTCTGCACCAAGCAATCCCGATATGTTCATGGATGGATTTCTGGATCCTATCGGTGGGAACACTGCAACAACGACAGTGACAGCAACGTCTGCTTCTGACAATAGCTGGATGGATGACTTTTTAGGATAATTAAACACAAATCGCGTTGTTTTAAGTCAgaagtaggcattggtctgaagcctGAAAAAGAAAGGATATTCACATGAGCATCACCAGGCCTACTTCACCCATACTCTGCTGAGGTTTTGCTACTACAGTAGCAACgttggtctattgtacttcaaacaattTGTATGCAGGTTGTTTATGATGCAAAGtttctcaaacagcctaattcatactcAGAGGTGCTCCCACAATGTGATTTGTACCACATGCAACCTCCACTAGTTAGGTACTAGATAGTATGCCTCGATCTGAGAGTAATGCTATATACAGTGAAGTCCTAacatattggcacccttgataaagaggaGCAATAACGACAGTGTAAAATAAATCATTAAAATACCTAAATCCGGCTAAATAAACCGTATgctacaaaaaaacattttttttatactaatacaattactCAGCAAAAGAAGGTAAGGGTCAACATTATTGACACCCTTAAAGATTCTTAGAAAGGAAGtggtcaaaagtttagtatttggtcccatattcatggATTGACtaaatcaagcttgtgactctacaaacttgttggatgcatttgagAATGCAatgtgagaaagttacagagggtcaaagatcatacccccaagatgctacacccccccctctcaccattaacaataacaggggaggttagcatgtcgtCGGGGGTGTATGATCTTTGatcctctgtaactttctcactcatcattattcacgactCATTCAGAATGATCCGTAAACATGGTAGCATTCACATTAATGTAGACATTTTTTAGAagcatattatattcttatttgcaATAAGAGTGACTtcaaaatgacaatacattaatttaccattaatttatatTGGGCACATAATAATCTGAAAAACAACCAAAgcgaactgcaaatgcatccaacaatgTATAACATGAATGTGAAAACACCTTAattaaatataaaataatttTCTTGAAGCATTGATCTAGTGATGCAAAAGTATATACTGTCATAATACTCTGTCTTAATCCAAACTGCATTTTAGAATGTGATCGAAAACTATTTTGTTTCTTGTGTTGTCATTTATAACATTGAATTATGATAAATGTGTAATAAAATACTGTTTCTAACAGATTTCACATAAAATGCATCATATTGCACTTTATAATGCAAATTATATCCTAAACACTGACATAAAACCTTTATTAAAGACATGATGTAATGAACAGAATGCCACAGTTTTCTGTCCAATCATCTTTAATGATTCTGCATACCGTTTAGCCCATCTTCTTTTCAGATTATTTACAGTGAATTAATCTTCATTGCAGTCTGTTTTAAAAACTCTAACTTTATGTTGTATATATTACAACTTGTTTCATATTATTTACTGCAATGCAGTCTTGCAGTTTGTCCAAATGTACAAAGTCAAAAATATTTGAATGAATCTGAAGTGCCTTTAAATTGATATTGTAAATGTTGCATTTGttcttgacatgtttctaattgAATGTTCCTCAATGATTGAGATTTGTTTtgtgcatttaaaaaaacatataaacaatccaaaatataaataatatatagtgcatttggaaagtattcagactttcactttttccacattttgttatattattcTTTAACAGATTAAATTGTTTTCCATCTACATTCaataataatgacaaagcagtttttttttagacatttttgctaatttatatttaaaaacaaaatgaaatatcacatttacataagtattcagtccctttactcagtactttgttgaagcacctttggcagcgattacagcctcgaatcttcttgggtatgacgccacaggtttggcacacctgtatttggggagtttctcccattcttctctgcagaacctctccagctctgtcaggttggatggggagcgtcactgcactgctattttcaggtctctccagagatgttcgatcaggttcaagtccgggctctggctgggccactcaaagacattcagagacttgtcacgaagccactccggtgttgtcttggctgtgtgcttagggttgttgtactgttggaaggtgaaccttcaccccagtctgaggtcctaagtgctctggagcaggttttcatcaaggaactctctgtactttgctccattcatctttccctcaatcctgactagtgtcTCAGTtgctaccgctgaaaaacatccccacagcatgatgctgccaccatcctGCTTCAcattagggatggtgccaggtttcctccagacgtgacgcttggcattcagaccaaagagttcaatcttggtttcatcagaccagagaatcttgtttcacatggtctgagaCTCCTTTAGgcgtcttttggcaaactccaaatgggatgccatgtgccttttactgaggagtggcttccgtctgaccactctaccataaaggcctgattggaggagtgctgtagagatggttgtccttctggaaggttctcccatctccacagaggaactctggacctctgtcagagtgaccatcaggttcatggtctcctccctgaccaaggcccttctcccctgaatgATGAGTTTGTCCGGGcgggcagctctaggaagagtcttggtggttccaaacatcttccatttaagaatgatggaggccactgtgttcttggggaccttcaatgctgcagaaatgttttggtcctccacacaatcctgtctcggagctctacagtcaattccttcgacctcatggctcgatttttgctctgacatgcactgtcaactgtgggaccttatgtagacaggtgtgtgcctttcaaaatcatgtccaatcaattgaatttaccaattaagaaacatgtcaaggatgatcaatgggaacaggatgcacctgggcgGAAAtgtgagtgtcatagcaaagggtttgaaaacatatgtaaataaggtatttctgttttatttattttaattaatttgctaaattctccaaaaactgtttttaaaccgtatttaaattgttttttttggtaaacaaaaaaacaaacaatttaaataTTTTTCCAGCAATCATATTCCAAAAGCCTTGATAAAATGAAATTTCTCATAGAGGTTTCATACATGTATTCAGTATCAAGGGAAATTAGAAACAGAAAAAGTGAAATTCATTCCAACATTCTATTATCAACATACCTGGATGAAGGCACAAGATGTTCTCATGTATGAGGAAAGCTGCATCTCCCAGGAAAACATGAGGACTTAACGTTGTGGTACCTGGCAGGACAGCCATCATCGGTTTTCTGAAGCAGTTTGGACTCAAAAGAACTTTCTTgaaacactccactccaccatAGCTCTCTAGGCCATGTGCCCCTACCGCCACCATTGTGAACCTGTAGCGGGCATCTTCTCTGTCTCCTTATCTCACCTATTATACAATATGTGTTGCTTGGTACATCAAATCAAGTAGATATGTGGCAATACGCACAACTTCAATTTTCTCACTATTTATCTCTCTGTGTACACTATTTTATTTTCCCGCGCGTGTCTTCCATGTTTGGGTGTGTCGTAATTTCCTTTGTTTGGCCGTAGATGGCTATTACCAGCTGatcaccctctactgtcatttttcAAGCGAATGTCTTTTTAGGGATCCTGCAAGCACGCTCGTCCGGTTTGCCTAGTCGACTTTCGCTagccagccgaactgaagcatgctgacaccTTAAAGGAAAACTCAAACCTAAAAACTCACTTTCGGTATTTATTTCATTAGTctattgttgacatagtcccaaaatcTTTTGCTTGTCATCAATCAAGTTTtcaaaatatgtaactttcaaaatattgAAATCATCTCTGTATTGGGgtgatgatttctgtattttgaaagtcacttatcttgaaaacttgatagAGTAGGGGCTTTAGTCAAAACTGTAAGTTAGCCACTTaggaatattcactgtctttttggtaaacaactccagcttagatttggccttgtgttgtatgttattgtcatgttgaaaggtgaattggtCTCCCAGTGTCTATTGCACAGCAGACTGAAGTAGAGGTCTGCATGGGACTGATTTCTTCATCCCCCTCCTGCCTTGTAGCTTTTCATACCGCACTCGCCTGTTACTTTAGGCATATGTGACACAGCTCACTTGCCAGCCATGGTCCAGGCAATTTTGCATTCTGTAGGCAATGTAATAATGCACAAAAATAACCTAAAAAATAGCTCAGGTTAAATTACCAGAGATTCTCACATGGCCCGTTATATTAAGATATCGATATTACTGAGCTATATCAGCCAATATTCTAGACATAGTCTGAAGAAAGCAGAGTCGGAGTGATTTGCACTTTCTCTTGAGATATTTTTATAGCCTACGATTTTCAGACGAAGACAAATATGGGTGATCAACATTTATTTCCAGGCAATATACAGGCAACTATAGCCTAATCATATTTAATAAGTACATTTCCTTGGAAAGATACCTGACAGTGATTCCCTGCCCATAAATAGGCAGCCTACTCTATTTCAATGAGACCACACATATACTAGCCGCACTTGATCTCGTACATCCAAATAGGATTGGAGATGTAGGCCACTTAACTTGAAGCAGCGAAATGCTGAGAGTGTGTGAATAACGTGACAAAGATGTGCTTTTAATACAATAGGTTAGCCTCGGCAGAAAGATGACCGTTTCTAAATAATCTGCGGtacaataaaaatatttcatcCCAAAATCGTCTGTCTGACTGCCCTCTCCCACACCACAATGATCTCTGTCGGACCCACTTGCATCCCCCTCTAGACTGAAGTAGTTTTTccgctaggattttgcctgtgcttagctccatacatttctttatcctgaa
This DNA window, taken from Oncorhynchus tshawytscha isolate Ot180627B linkage group LG10, Otsh_v2.0, whole genome shotgun sequence, encodes the following:
- the xirp1 gene encoding xin actin-binding repeat-containing protein 1 isoform X4, yielding METVNTLRKSQSLRSLSGFGVKERSWETSKSSLWDNKKSVSQLVQHYQSCVELSTSETNEEKIKVCNASLSFSSPREEMSVGLVSPWRRLESRGDQVDRLGTDSGSFLLSRSRSMDHLPQRDRAPEGTSALRALFESKATLQEDFYSSTILNIASPASRMVAGIQSSEMEKDRPLGARRGYSTEETNGRKDNTQRAVQGERRKTISGVPESSVRGSRITTPDEKRSLQLSYRDTPSRQGRDRERTSSSVRDRSALYLSRVAAAESPGSSTHTKSSSSSGKRTTGRKFQSPEKEICSTCLTPVYPMEKMVANKLVLHNSCFCCKHCKKKLSIRNYSSLYGEFYCISHYDQLFKRKGNYDEGFGHKQHKDRWLPKPQEPEPDNKNDKKIPKGSTRSKGPKANMAVGDPKANMTVGDFVDGLAEPSAGVSQGKSVREPISDSSPDSRNKLKHSWPPEKKWTGVSRSSAQQVNTPRPIVPVTDTPTQERSLINHRSENLAGKNTPKRNQVEVRKEVLSEQDNIHPTATASGRREISKTDVIDSPEAPRTEKTRPWSVSSKRALFQQETVTTVKTVVSSSRTMPGSSVTTTKQKTEQVKSTPSAVKKYISISDGKKDSAGKTKKSVRFSPSLDDDLDKEDSPSASELNSDSENQNQNGHPGYASVEEIDNNITMKQGHLSVEAEEREVQSEVIYNPYQYNSHEKITDPYEYNSHEKMEGHNGEHVDSAQASVAEHAGIGVSQENTQFEVPVAVNTNSESLNGLLLTSDIVDNPHVVQVNDHSTPEAKTVNLPEPAEMMDIGAEQVEQSDSVDQKVRESEPNLEEKNRTNTENQLDGSDEVQQQETTVDQSKGVGRSNSSKSSVNKQNEKTPMKKGGSWSNRKSPLSKLFTSGGNEKTNKAETTDKKKPDAKPRSILGKLFQSSPDKGQDLKKTQETKADTEDERKETVSVQTEEKHVEGMKDEVFDTEKGTGGDLAKPSPLEQPEGVSNVIENSFSEDLNPFNSVLIEGNTTDTLPSLESTIPLIVPDFTGDNLSPVEPILLASEYISSVVDAEDMNPFSDPEPTSQGSEVESLSIFDTALPVSSDLNSSSTVVNDTEMTVADKILEASTDQTLTSKSGDDVSCPVSGPLWDTVDDPFGNGVNSRPAVPLTTQTNPDASLNLMNQTFGVLGVEENNLSEGGLFNLGGEVSQESPNPFDPPQPQEDIFINVSGDTSSSTVSLSHDFLSASAPAADSFSMLGSQMKSTENQDIFGIGNEFIVPDQARQDETNTTEQDHTEIQSQNLFDLSTPTPIQAVSNNVDFDIFGTECSTSITAQSPASNVFGQDGADPFADPYTFSDDIFGMTNNSVSGDTVTEKPSQTNSNSSTFDDFLGLDTPEIAITPVAPAQSQSLFIDDTFSSEPVMQPSSAPSNPDMFMDGFLDPIGGNTATTTVTATSASDNSWMDDFLG